Proteins encoded by one window of Azoarcus sp. PA01:
- a CDS encoding TRAP transporter large permease — protein sequence MDAYILEILFGGFFVLLLLGAPITVSLAGAAMGAFIVLDKNPIAFVQIAFTSVGSFPLMALPAFVLAGALMEAAGISKRLVDIAESLAGPITGGLGAATVLACLFFGAISGSGPATTAAVGMLMIPAMTQRKYERSYASAVTAASGGLGIIIPPSIPMVIFGISALGMNPPAEAIEKFGAFESLSIPKLFVAGVIPGLVMAGSLLVVNYMISDKRGYRGLTEKWSTDEIKTALRRGVWSILAPVIILGGIYTGLFTPTESAIVAIFYTLFVGLVLHRELKFEALFNSLKTTTWITGRVLLILFAATVFGRLLVEQRIPATIAESLLNLTDNLYLIWALIIMFLLFVGMFMETLAAIMILVPVLLPVMYMMGADPTHVGIVMICALSIGFQTPPLGENLFVASGIGGSTVEEIVARIHPFVIASTIALFLIAFMPDLSLWLPRMMGY from the coding sequence ATGGATGCCTACATCCTCGAAATCCTGTTCGGCGGCTTCTTCGTGCTGCTGCTGCTCGGCGCGCCGATCACGGTGTCGCTCGCCGGCGCCGCGATGGGTGCTTTCATCGTGCTCGACAAGAACCCGATCGCGTTCGTGCAGATCGCGTTCACGTCGGTCGGCAGCTTCCCGCTGATGGCGCTGCCGGCGTTCGTGCTCGCCGGCGCGCTGATGGAGGCGGCCGGCATCTCGAAGCGGCTCGTCGATATCGCCGAGTCGCTCGCCGGCCCGATCACCGGCGGCCTCGGCGCGGCGACGGTGCTTGCGTGTCTCTTCTTCGGCGCGATCTCGGGCTCCGGTCCGGCGACGACCGCCGCAGTCGGCATGCTGATGATCCCGGCGATGACGCAGCGCAAGTACGAGCGCAGCTACGCGTCAGCAGTTACCGCGGCGTCGGGAGGCCTCGGCATCATCATTCCGCCGTCGATCCCGATGGTGATCTTCGGCATCTCGGCGCTCGGCATGAACCCTCCGGCCGAGGCGATCGAGAAGTTCGGGGCGTTCGAGTCGCTGTCGATCCCGAAGCTCTTCGTCGCCGGCGTCATCCCCGGCCTGGTCATGGCCGGCAGCCTGCTGGTGGTGAACTACATGATCTCGGACAAGCGCGGCTATCGCGGCCTGACCGAGAAGTGGTCGACGGACGAAATCAAGACAGCGCTGCGACGTGGCGTGTGGTCGATCCTCGCGCCGGTGATCATCCTCGGCGGCATCTATACCGGGCTGTTCACGCCGACCGAATCGGCAATCGTCGCGATCTTCTACACGCTGTTTGTCGGCCTCGTGCTGCATCGCGAGCTCAAGTTCGAGGCGCTGTTCAACTCGTTGAAAACAACGACCTGGATCACCGGCCGCGTGCTGCTGATCCTGTTCGCGGCGACGGTGTTCGGGCGGCTGCTCGTCGAACAGCGCATCCCGGCGACGATCGCCGAGTCGCTGCTGAACCTCACCGACAATCTGTACCTGATCTGGGCGCTGATCATCATGTTCCTGCTGTTCGTCGGCATGTTCATGGAAACGCTCGCGGCGATCATGATCCTGGTGCCGGTGCTGCTCCCGGTGATGTACATGATGGGGGCGGACCCGACCCACGTTGGCATCGTCATGATCTGCGCGCTGTCCATCGGTTTCCAGACGCCGCCGCTCGGCGAGAACCTGTTCGTCGCGTCCGGTATAGGCGGCTCGACCGTCGAGGAGATCGTCGCGCGCATCCACCCGTTCGTGATTGCTTCGACGATCGCGTTGTTCCTCATCGCGTTCATGCCGGATCTGTCACTGTGGCTGCCGCGAATGATGGGCTACTGA
- a CDS encoding TRAP transporter small permease — translation MSVSRVLVKFVSNIEEYLCETLLALFVLLLFVQILLRQFFQYSLPWGEELATYMFVWFAYLGAVVAAKMSAHNRVSFHFRFFPPIVKKVSEAAADLIWVAFNLYFVWLSYDFVFNRMNLFWKSQTIGLPMKYFYMILPAAFLLMSVRILWNNYLSLFKGVQIVDPEAEEIENLKRVAAAHA, via the coding sequence ATGTCCGTATCGCGCGTCCTCGTCAAATTCGTTTCGAACATCGAGGAGTACCTCTGCGAGACGCTCCTCGCCCTCTTCGTGCTCCTGCTCTTCGTGCAGATCCTGCTGCGCCAGTTCTTCCAGTACTCGCTGCCGTGGGGGGAAGAGCTCGCGACCTACATGTTCGTCTGGTTCGCGTACCTCGGCGCGGTGGTCGCCGCGAAGATGTCGGCGCACAACCGCGTGTCTTTCCATTTCCGCTTCTTCCCGCCGATCGTGAAGAAGGTCAGCGAAGCGGCCGCGGACCTGATCTGGGTCGCGTTCAACCTGTATTTCGTCTGGCTCAGCTACGACTTCGTGTTCAACCGCATGAACCTGTTCTGGAAGTCGCAGACCATCGGCCTGCCGATGAAGTACTTCTACATGATCCTGCCGGCCGCGTTCCTGCTGATGTCGGTGCGCATCCTGTGGAACAACTACCTCTCGCTGTTCAAGGGTGTCCAGATCGTCGACCCCGAAGCCGAGGAAATCGAGAACCTCAAGCGCGTCGCCGCCGCGCACGCCTGA
- a CDS encoding TRAP transporter substrate-binding protein: MKFRKNVLLSFVAAASLIAATPAALATTFKMAIGDAAGGTQWELGTSFAKSFEQKTGGKHKVDLFPNGQLGSEEDTVNNAAMGVLDFSILAVNNITPFSPTVGLLTMPYVIQSADDAKKLTQGEVGKELNENTIRDAGVRIVGWAYSGFRVLTNSKKPVTTLDDLKGLVIRVPKNEIMIASYQAWGINPTPMSWSETFTGLQQRVVDGQDNPYITVSAMKFYEVQKYVTNLRYIFSLEPLVISEAVFQEQKPEVQKAILDAGHEATEHSFKYLLETEEKIKRDLVARGLQITEPADGEKEWIAKATTTVWPKFYKSIGGKEKLDHALKTLGR; the protein is encoded by the coding sequence ATGAAATTCCGCAAGAACGTACTGCTTTCGTTCGTCGCCGCCGCAAGCCTCATCGCCGCCACGCCGGCCGCGCTCGCGACGACTTTCAAGATGGCGATCGGCGATGCTGCCGGCGGCACGCAATGGGAGCTTGGCACTTCGTTCGCGAAGAGCTTCGAGCAGAAGACCGGCGGCAAGCACAAGGTCGACCTGTTCCCGAACGGGCAGCTCGGCAGCGAGGAAGACACGGTCAACAACGCGGCGATGGGCGTGCTCGACTTCTCGATCCTCGCGGTGAACAACATCACGCCGTTCTCGCCGACGGTCGGCCTCTTGACGATGCCGTACGTGATCCAGAGTGCCGATGACGCGAAGAAGCTCACGCAGGGCGAAGTCGGCAAGGAGCTAAACGAGAACACGATCCGCGATGCCGGCGTGCGCATCGTCGGCTGGGCGTATTCGGGGTTCCGGGTGCTGACGAACTCGAAGAAGCCGGTCACGACGCTCGACGACCTGAAAGGCCTCGTGATCCGCGTGCCGAAGAACGAGATCATGATCGCGTCCTACCAGGCGTGGGGCATCAACCCGACCCCGATGTCGTGGTCGGAGACCTTCACCGGGCTGCAGCAGCGCGTCGTCGATGGCCAGGACAACCCGTACATCACCGTTTCGGCGATGAAGTTCTACGAGGTGCAGAAGTACGTCACGAACCTGCGCTACATCTTCTCGCTCGAGCCGCTCGTCATCAGCGAGGCGGTGTTCCAGGAGCAGAAGCCCGAGGTGCAGAAGGCGATCCTCGACGCCGGCCACGAAGCGACCGAGCACAGCTTCAAGTATCTGCTCGAGACCGAAGAGAAGATCAAGAGGGATCTCGTCGCACGCGGCCTGCAGATCACCGAGCCTGCCGACGGCGAAAAGGAGTGGATCGCGAAGGCGACGACCACCGTGTGGCCGAAGTTCTACAAGAGCATCGGCGGCAAGGAGAAGCTCGACCACGCGCTGAAGACGCTCGGCCGCTGA
- a CDS encoding FAD-dependent oxidoreductase, protein MEAIAEKRIVTHARASAAAQPYDPAYDPLVSATPGHGRDYAPTYWIGTAGEPPADDGPVRHDLDVDVAIIGSGFTGLTAAIFLAEKHGIKATVLEANRTAWGCSTRNGGQAQCASGRLKRSQWIERYGLDTALRLHEEVCDAMRTFKELIRDIDCEPQPGGHLYIAHKPRVMPTLEKEAKLLRDVFKYDARILDAATVKRDYVDDKEAAGAMHEPEGIGIHAGKLAFGYLRKARALGVKVHPASPVMGWETKNGVHYLKTPGGIVRARAVGVATGGYTSNSLHREFRNRLLPILSNSIVTRPLTPAEIDACNFRTTQVITDTRILRHYYRLLPDNRVQIGSRSAITGRDAPQDKYRQFLIRDLYRKFPALEGIPIDYSWWGWVDVSHDMMPRIVQPDPKTSIYYALGYGGNGVMYSAQAGRRLAENIAGVRTPELPIFRSRLPFPNVREMVESELFAPFRRFGQWWLYRWYTFKDEVL, encoded by the coding sequence ATGGAAGCCATTGCAGAAAAGCGGATCGTCACGCACGCGCGCGCGAGCGCCGCCGCCCAACCCTACGACCCCGCCTACGATCCGCTCGTATCCGCGACGCCGGGGCACGGCCGCGACTACGCGCCGACGTACTGGATCGGCACTGCCGGCGAGCCTCCCGCGGACGACGGGCCGGTCAGGCACGACCTCGACGTCGACGTCGCGATCATCGGCTCCGGCTTCACCGGGCTGACGGCGGCAATCTTCCTCGCGGAGAAGCACGGCATCAAGGCGACGGTGCTCGAAGCGAACCGCACGGCGTGGGGCTGCAGTACACGCAACGGCGGCCAGGCGCAGTGCGCGTCGGGGCGGCTCAAGCGCTCGCAGTGGATCGAGCGCTACGGCCTCGACACCGCGCTGCGCCTGCACGAGGAAGTCTGCGATGCGATGCGGACCTTCAAGGAGCTGATCCGCGACATCGACTGCGAGCCCCAGCCGGGCGGGCACCTCTACATCGCGCACAAGCCGCGCGTGATGCCGACGCTCGAGAAGGAGGCGAAACTCCTGCGCGACGTCTTCAAGTACGACGCCCGCATCCTCGATGCCGCCACGGTGAAGCGCGACTACGTCGACGACAAGGAAGCGGCGGGCGCGATGCACGAGCCCGAAGGCATCGGCATTCACGCCGGCAAGCTCGCGTTCGGCTACCTGCGCAAAGCGCGCGCGCTCGGCGTGAAGGTGCACCCGGCGAGCCCGGTGATGGGCTGGGAGACGAAGAACGGTGTGCATTACCTGAAGACGCCCGGCGGCATCGTCCGCGCGCGCGCCGTCGGCGTCGCGACCGGCGGCTACACGTCGAACAGCCTGCATCGCGAGTTCCGGAATCGGCTGCTGCCGATCCTGTCGAACTCGATCGTCACGCGCCCGCTGACGCCGGCCGAGATCGACGCGTGCAACTTCCGCACGACGCAGGTCATCACCGACACGCGCATCCTGCGCCACTACTACCGGCTGCTGCCCGACAACCGCGTGCAGATCGGCAGCCGCAGCGCGATCACCGGCCGCGACGCGCCGCAGGACAAATACAGGCAGTTCCTGATCCGCGACCTGTACCGCAAGTTCCCGGCGCTCGAAGGCATCCCGATCGACTACTCGTGGTGGGGCTGGGTCGACGTCAGCCACGACATGATGCCGCGCATCGTGCAGCCGGACCCGAAGACGTCGATCTACTACGCACTCGGCTACGGCGGCAACGGGGTCATGTATTCGGCGCAGGCCGGCCGCCGGCTCGCCGAGAACATCGCCGGCGTGCGCACGCCGGAGCTGCCGATCTTCCGCTCGCGGCTACCGTTCCCGAACGTGCGCGAAATGGTCGAATCGGAACTCTTCGCCCCGTTCCGCCGCTTCGGCCAGTGGTGGCTGTACCGCTGGTACACCTTCAAGGATGAAGTACTTTGA
- a CDS encoding nuclear transport factor 2 family protein → MNTATAIQPRSAATAETLAAFADAWNRHDLDALMSFMTDDCVFHAVGGPDLFGKSFEGREAVRAGFELAWQTFPDAAWRDGEHFVCGDRGVSESTFSGTKVDGTRIEARMVDVFTFRDGRIAVKNAYRKDRPPVANAG, encoded by the coding sequence ATGAATACCGCAACCGCCATTCAGCCCCGCAGCGCAGCCACCGCCGAGACTCTCGCAGCCTTCGCAGACGCCTGGAACCGGCATGACCTCGACGCGTTGATGAGCTTCATGACTGACGACTGCGTGTTCCACGCGGTGGGCGGGCCCGACCTGTTCGGCAAGAGCTTCGAAGGCCGCGAGGCGGTGCGCGCGGGCTTCGAGCTGGCGTGGCAGACCTTCCCCGACGCGGCGTGGCGCGACGGTGAGCATTTTGTCTGCGGCGACCGCGGCGTCTCGGAATCGACGTTCAGCGGCACAAAGGTCGACGGCACCCGGATCGAAGCGCGCATGGTCGACGTCTTCACGTTCCGCGACGGCAGGATTGCGGTCAAGAACGCGTACCGGAAGGATCGTCCCCCGGTCGCGAACGCCGGCTGA